The genomic region TGGTTTTGAGATGACTAATTATCTTAGGTAGCTATAGGGTTGTATCCTTTGACCAAATTTAAGATAGTTTTCATTTACTAGAGTTCTTCTCTATAATGGTTCTTAATACTTGCCATGTAAAACGGTAATAACTTTCTTTATCTGAAAATCATAAAGGTTAAATGACCATTTCAGTTTACAAAACTATTTGAACTTTGAATTTGAAACCAGCCAAACCGAATAGCTCTATTAGGTTTAGGCAGTTCAGTTGGTTTCAATTGTGTACAATCTTAAAGTTTAACCTTCTAAATTCTCTTTATTAAAAATAGTTTACTAATCACAAGAAATAATTATTACCATATTTACACTACTTTGTTATATTAACTTCAAAATTTGAAGAAAAAGCTATATGTTTGGGCTCCCCTCGCTTAGTAGGTCCACATTTTGGTCCACTACCAAACACGTGAATTTTGCCAAAATCAAGACTGCTCATATAATTTTGTCTAATCTAACTCTATTTATTTCTTTATGTTTATAGGTTCATTCATGTTGTTTGTATATAATATAACTAGTCTAAGTACCTGTGTAATACATGGGTggctacacaaaaaaaaattatactttaACAATGTTGATGTAaataatttaattatatatacgtTCAAATATTAACATAAATGATGGAGAGTACATCAAATAattgaaatacatgaataccatAAAATTTTACAACTCATTGAAGATCTCTTTATATACAACATTAGTTGTTCTATTTGTAGGTTTGTCCTTGTTGTCAAGTATTAGTAGCTTGACTCCATCTCATGTTTTAACCCTTGATAAAGCTACGTACAATTGACCATGTGTGAAAACTGGTTGTCTCAAGTACAAACCAACTTTTGATAGCGACTGGCCTTGGCTTTTGTTGATCGTCATGGCAAAACATACAGCTATTGGAATCTGCCTCCTTTGAAACATGAAAGGAATCTTTCTATCCGAAGGAATTAAATTAATTCTATGTATGAATATGCGAGTACCAATATTTCCACCTGAAATTATCTCCGCTTCAATTACACGGCTGTAAAGTTTTATAACCTTTAACCTTGTACCGTTACACAAACCATTTCGTTGGTCAATATAATACATTAACGTAACATGTTCACCAGACAGGTATTAAACTAGTTTAATATTGAATGCACGAATTAAATTCTGGTAAAGTATAAATTTTGATTTCTTGTCTTTCTCTCTTCTGTTAAATAATTTGATAAATTATATAATTACATAATTTAAGAAATCTAAATTATAATAAAGGATTCCATGTCACATTTCATAATATGTTACAACTTATCAATgatattagtaataatatatctAATTTAATATAATATCTAAATACTATTAACTAATATTAATCATATGCAATTGATTAAAAACTAGCTGTTTTTCATCATCGCACTTTGCGCGAGTGCAACAATGACCGTTATAAAGAAGGAGATGCATTTACTCGATTGAGAACATTTCAGAATGTTTATCCGGTGATTtagttagccgttcaaaaaaagtaTTATGTACATGTATATCTCCAAATTCTGATGATTATCCTAACCATGTTTGTTAGGCTAACAGTCATCTAACTATATATATCcacattttttttttatcatttccaCTTGTTGTCTAGTCCCAATGTTTTATCATAATATATAACATGTATTgcgtctattttttttttttttttttgaaaggccgAGGAAAGTTATTAACCCCAAACACTCAAACAGAATGTTACAACCATTCTTTCTATGCAGTGGCTAGCCAAGAACCATTCTTTCTATGCAGTAACGAACTAACCATTTGATGCTCAGACTATGAAGATACATCAACTGTTATCAGGTTGTTGTTGACTGACCAACATGAGCTTCCAATTGTGATAAACTGATAATGGCTCAGACGAGCCAACGCCCAtcatcacagcctcaaaacacttAAACATCAGTAGCGAACTAACCATTGAAGcaaaaaaaacaactaaaaaacATCTTTGATAAGCCACAAAGATATGAAGAGGCTCATCATCATTGACCGTACAACGAAAAGAAACAAATACCCCAAAAACAGATTATACCATCAAACAAATAACAGAGACCGAATGAAAACGCCCCAAATAAAATTAGTGTTTAAACAACCGAAAAGTCATATTCCCATCATAAAAGATAGAAAGCCAGTTTTTTGATAAAAAGATGAAAAAGCCAAACGTAGAGCCGTCGTCACTATCCACATCCTGCCACCATCGCCACCGACAACCGTCGTCTCGGATCCCTAAAGATTTCGATGAGCAAAACAGTACGCAAACAGGATGACACCAAACGGAGGCGGCAACAGATCTATACGACGACCATAGCCATCATCCGCGTTGAAGGATCCGCACACAGCGAAGCAAGACAAAGAAGAGACCATAGATCCTAATACAATACAACCGTCTCCGGTAGGGAAGCCTCCGGCCAGTCTCCACGTCTGAGCACTCTCTCTTCTCTGCGTCGGCGAGCATCTCTGTATTATGTCTGATCCCGTTAATACCAGATCCGGCCGAAAATGCAGTTGCATGACATGGATCTACGGATTTCATAACCAAATCGGAGGTGATAAACTTATCGGCATTGTTAGCTTGACATGGAACCACCGTTAGCGCTTCTGTTCTTGTACCACCATTGTCGTCGCTTGTGTGACCGAACCGATGCTACAATAAGCTTCGCTGCCTTTTGTTTAGTGGATCCCAACAGGGCACTCGCCGTATATCGGTGCGCCACCGTTCTTTCATGctcactcactctctctctctctctctctctctcttcagtgttctttctctctctaatttGTTTCCACTTCCACTATTTATTGTGGAAAGCTTATGGGTGAAGCTACTTTTTTTAAGACCATGCGTGTAAATCCATGTTACACGTGTATCTAGGGCTTACAACTGTCCATTTCCATTCTATTATTAATCTATCTCCTCTAATAAATAACTAACCCATGTGGACACTTGGCAAAGACTTAGCCTAGCCACATCAACAAAATCCTATGTGTCAATGATACAACCTCCTTCACCTTTCTCTTTATCGGGCAAAAAAATTATTGCCCAGATCCTTGGTATCTGACCCGGATCCACTGCCCAATTCTGCTTGATTTTTATATTTGAAATCTTTATTCTGCCCTTGCATCATACACTGTCTTTCTCTACCAACCATCCTCTCACAAACCCCATCTCTTTTTCATTGATTTTGATTTCAATTGACTCATTTCGTTTCATTGTCAATTAGTAACAAACAACAGTTAGGATGGATGTCATCTTATTCCCTTACCCGTTCTTGTTTAAACAACCCCAAAATCCTCATTCTTCTCGCATTTGTCATTCAGTGTTCTCTAACCCTAACCCTCACCATCGCCGAAAGATACCAACGATTTGATCTGTAATATAATATGTTTCATTACCAATTTCTAGGTTTTCGATTTTTTCCTCTTTGTATGGTTGTGGTTAACAGAAGTTAGGGTTTTTCAACAACAATTTCAGTTCACTTCAATACATGTTTGTATggctgtttgtttgtttgattttgattcTGTTTTTTGTTTTTCAGTTGCTACCCTAAGAGAATAGAGTGCCTTGATaacgattatggtttgattttTCTTTTAGCAGTTCAATACTTCAGTACTAGGAATAATTGCTTTTTATTCCCATTTATGAAACCCTTTTCTTTATTTTTGCATCATAGATTCCCAGTGGGTTAAATCTGTTCACAAGTAAgtgttttaatttttaataaacattttctatGATTATTTACATGAATTTTGTTCTAAAAATATCACTTTCATGGGGTTATTTTAGGCTTGAACAAGAATCAGGGTTTTTCTTTAACATGAAGTATTTTGAAGAGGAAGTGCACAAGGGAAACTGGGATGAGGTTAAGAAATACCTTTCGGGTTTCACTAAAGTGGACGATAATCGCTATTCGATGAAGATATTTCTTGAGATTAGAAAGCAAAAGTATCCTGAAGCATTGGATAAGTAAGCCCTTTTTCGCGTATTATCAACGAAGTAACTAATTTGAATCCTTGAATAATTATTGACTAATTATGTTGTCTTTGATAGGCATGACAGGTCCAAAGCTGTAGAAATTCTTATAAAAGATCTTAAAGTGTTTGCTTCATTTAATGAAGATCTATTTAAGGAGATAACTCAGTTATTAACTTTGGAGAATTTTAGGTACACTACAAATGTTAGCATTTTGTAACATCCTCTTTATAACTTTATATAATTTCATTTACATTTTAGGGAGAATGAACAATTATCCAAATATGGAGATACAAATCGGCTCGAGCTATAATGTTGGTTGAACTTAAGAAGTTAATCGAAGCGAAGAATCCTTTGTTTCGTGACAAATTGCAGTTTCCAAACCTTAAGAATTCAATATTAAGGACTCTCAGAAACCAAAGGTAAACCTTAAACTCTATTTTATACGTCTTACAATGGTAGTTAATGTTAGCAATTTGTGTAATTGTATATTGAACTGGCAACACCAGCTTTGTAAAAACTCGAGGCCAAATCCCGATATCAAGACGTATCTCATCCAACGGTTTCCAATAGTGTAATTGGTCTCGATAGTCCTTCTATTTCAGGTAATCTACATGATTCCTTACACCATTTTCTCATCGACCCGTTAACACTTTTCGATGACCCATTGACTCGTTTTAATCATTTGATCCACGTAGTTTTGATGTTTATGCTTGTTGCTTAACCTTATTTAACTTCTTTGTTAATGCTTTTCATTATGCAACTGACAATAATACAGAAGCTTGaatattgtttatttttttagtCTCCTACTTATGTGGACCCCCTTAACATCATTGTAATGGCATGCCCCGCTCTTCCTCTTGGCCCTCTCGCCATAACCGAAGCCGAGCGAGGAATTACAGATCTTCTTAAGCCGTGTTCGAAGTGTATTTGAGAAGGTATTATCTTCGAGGAATGAATTTTTACCATCTTGAGTGATCCATATACAATCTTCATTAACATGCATTGGTATTGTGATCTCAGGTTGGTCTCCTATATAATGAATCGATAGTAGTTAGTCACTGGTTTCCCTAATGGCTGTGCTCAACCCTACATGGACGAACTTGGATTAGTTGGTAATGGTCCTAATAACTATCAGGTACCTGGTTCCTTCGATTTGTTGGtatttttttattagtttctACAAGTTGTCATTATTTCTGTTGATAAAATgctatatctttaaaaaaaataaaaattatgttTTCTATATTTGGCTTGGGGGAAACGCCAGCGCAAACTTCATTAGCCAGAACCTTGATGAACAGGTTAAAATCCAGGACCTTGAAAAGGTTTTCGAACCTTTATTCTACATCTGGAGATTGAAGAGGAAATCTAAAGAATCATTTGGCGACTTCACAAATCGCGTGGCAAGACACATATCTGAATAAATATTAGAGTGAAATGGCAAAATAGGTGAGTTAACGGGTCAAATTAGGTATTACACATATCGTATTGACTTGAAATAATTTTTATCCAAAGATTTTTTATTTTAATCACTTTACAAATTTAGATCACTTAAATATATTTCAACGCTTTTCAATAATGTGACATAAGGGTTTGAATCATTTAAAGTACGGTTTGGCAACTTATGGCCTGTTTCCTTTTACTAACGGGTCAAAACATAACTTAAAAAAGTCCATATTAGTAGATGGATCTAATTTGcctcttttaatattaaaaaactttgaaatctttttgttaaaaaaaaagaatttttgttataTTTCCAGGGGTTTGATTTAGTAGTCCTCAAAAATACTTACCCTAATGCAACAACCTATTTTTGTTATAGGGGAATATTGTCAACACATATAACAACAAAAGACAAAGGTCAAAAAGTTGAAATGAACAGTGACACACCAGGAAGTGTTCAGCACTAACAGCAAGCAAATATCAATTATAAGGGACAATAAGCATTAATGTCTTATGAAAACCCTTGCACCAAAAAGGTTAGTACTCTCCAAACACATGAATCCATACTCATATGCTCAAAAAAGGCTTCTCAAAAACTGAAAACCCTTTGCACCAAAAAGTATAGTACTTTTCAACACCGGAATTCAAACtcatatgctcaaaaacatgctGCTCAAAAATAGAGTAGTTGTCTTATATCCTCCACTCTAGATAATTCCGAAAAAATTGAGGTACCACCCCTATATAATCCATGAAACCATTTGGACAATCACACTTAACTATAttcttcattctctctttttTAACAAATGTCTAAACCGGATACCCCATCTGCTTCTGCAATGTCAAAACAAGAATTGCTCATCGGCTGCACCATTGCCTTCAATGTATGTGGTTAATTACTATTTTGGACCCTCTAATTACATTATAAGCATATTTATTATCCAACATGTATCATTTACTAATGtatatgtttgtttgtttttttgccTTAACAACATACCTCCATCCGAGATTACTTTCTTGAAGTAGTTACATCCTTCAAGGTTAGAGTTTACCATCAAAATCCATGTCCTAAGAGCATGGAATCGAATGAGTTTCAAAAATGAGAACGAAATTTATGCTCTTGAGATGTTGGTGGTTGATGAAAGGTACTCCTTAACCTCATGATGCAACATTTTTATATCTGTCATATGTTTTTACTTAAAGACTCATAACTTATCTTCATTCTATTTTCAGGGTACTCGACGTCAAAGGACATATTTGAAAACTTTTCTAACAAAGTTTGGTCCCCTCCTTCAAGAAGGGTCTACTGTGATAATCAAAAATCCTACTCTTGGGGACAATCTCTCTTTGTTTAAATACGTCGATTATCCTCACAAGATATGTATTTATTATGATTCTAAAGTCATAAAATGCAATGATTTTTTGGGTTATGATAATGGGTTTTCATTCACTCCATTTTCTTCAATTTTGGACAAAACATCTCAGAATACTCAACCCATAGGTTattcaaattcaaataaaaatTTACATACCTTTTCTTTAATATTTTGATTTATAACAAATACTTCTTTTTGAAGATGTTATTGGAGATGTTTGTGTTTGTTACGACACAGAATCTTTCACCGGCAAAAATGGGAGGGAATCAGTTAAAAGAACGATGCAACTTGAAGATAAAGAGTTTGTCATATCTTTTAATATGTCTAtttgaatattattttatatataactgTTACTAATTCATTTGAAGGTGGGTGTTCCAATAATGCTACTTCGAAATATTGACCAGAAGAATGGTTTGTGTAATGGTACACGACTACGAGTACTTTATCTTGGTAATAGGGTGATTGAAGCTGATATTATAACTGGTGCTAATATTGGTACAAGAACCTTCATCCCCCGCCTTAGTCTGTCACCATCTAAAAAGAAAATCTCTTTCAAGTTTAAAAGAAGACAATTTCCGGTTGTTGTTTCTTTTGCAATGACTATTAACAAAAGTCAGGGACAATCATTATCCAAGGTTGGATTGTATCTCAAAGATCATGTTTTCTCACATGGTCAACTTTATGGGCACTATCGAGGGTTAAAAGTAGAGCCGGTTTAAAGATGTCGGTAACAGATAAAGATGGCCATGCTACAAATAAGACCACAAATGTTTTATACGAAGAAATTTTTGGAAATTTGTAGTCTTTTTTGTTCATTTATCATTTGTTAAGGAAACTTTTGCCTTTAATTTATTTAAActgttttgaaaataaagttttatgtgttttctctTTTTACCGTTCAATTCGTGTGACACACGggtaataacctagttattaatAGATAtctattattaattattaatagatatagatattaataataatataatatattttggtTCTTAATTTTGATTCGTTAAAATGTATGAGACGTATTTAAAGAAGAAATCAATTtcagattatgaaaacaaaagagataaatagatttagttaaattgatgtttaatatattattattattattatttaataaaagagataaataaaaaaataagggtgagaaattactagagaatgacacgtgtccaaaaaagatttttatttattagtatagaaataTTCTTAAATATTTTAACTTTGTTACTTTTTAATCTTTCTTcctgtatttttatttttacaccaataaatgaaaataataacCAAGCAAAAATGTATCGACAATTTGACTCGAGCATAATAGCTTGGTAATAGAAAATGTATTCTTTGGATATAAACGATAAatactaataaagtatcaaataaCATGTACAAATACTTatagttttaataaaaatataatttattttcacaACTATATTTTTTTTCCACTTATTAATTACCATTTAATATTTCATTAATTCAACTCCATGTAATACATGGGCTTCtaacataataataaaaaaatattataataagTACATAGTACATCAAAACTCATTTTAAAGGCATATTTTAATAACCATATGTCTTAACTTATTACATTATAATTTCAACATATGTAATACATgagttttttaaatatataacttctTAATTagttagtatataaaattacatttattatcTTCTGTAATACACGAAGTACTAACTTAGTATATaatagggaaattggcctgtaataatcccacttATACCTTATtagccattaataatcccacctcagaatattccccccaccagtcccagctttcacctatttttcctacaatggtcccccgttaaaaaaacttaaacggagttaagcttttttccaaattacattattatattattattatgtttttaaATAACAAAATGAGTTAAATGCCACTTGGTTTGgtccattttgccagtttagtctaaatgtttcattttttgtttgtgggtccaaaaaagtttcactattgtcattttagtccactgggttaacttcatccagaatgacaattcggtcattttatatgactgaattgcccttctagttaacaaaattacatataaaatgatcgagtTGCTCTTCTCCTTAatagaaaaaatagatgaagttaacccagaaACTGATAATGATGAAACCTTTTTAGACTAATGAAATCTTTGGATTAAACGGGTAAAATGGCCGAaagcacagggactaaaattaaaatggcatttaactctaacaAAATAAAACTCagattgaaattagggttttagttgAACGTTGAAAGGTTTTCTGCTATCAGAGTACCAACTCTCTCGTCGGAGAACACACACCGTTGCGAATCACGTTCGTTTTCCTATTGTAAGACCATATCTTATCTTCCAATCAATATTCATTATTGTAAACGAATTCAAGATATTTGCGTTATTTCTTTTACTCGAGTTTAAGCAGTAGAAATCTGTATTCTTTTAGCGTCATACACGATTTAATAATCTCATTATAACCGTTACAATAAAGTTATCAGTACCGAATAATTACTATGTACTGCTAATTTGATTATAATTCAACTAACTGTGTATGGATGAAATAATTTAACCTGACCTTTTTTTGTTACTGCTTTAGAAtcaattgatgagttttgtagcGTTAATTTATTGAAATTTACAATTTTGGCTATGttaattattagtttattattGATTCTTTGATTTGGTATGACAGCTATTGGGGTTGGTTAGGGAAGTTAAAGGATAGTCGGGATGGCGTACCAAGGCGGAGGAGGTACCATGAAGTCGACCTCTATTAACGGAGTGAAGATGTATACGATGGCGGGACAACAGCGCTCCCTCGCCACTTGGCTACCGCCGAAGAAGCTTAGAGCTCTTCGCAAAGACAAAAGTATggattttgtttattatttttattttctttagtaAATACTGAATGTGAATTTCATCGGTTAGATGTGGTACGTTAATTTCAATAGTTGTTTTCGCTTATGTAACGGTTTTATTTTGTGTATAGATTACATGGAAAGGGTGGATTTGATCCAAGATTTAAGATTTGAAACTGCAACAACTAGAATTAAAGCTACCCCTGATGGCGAATTTCTCATTGCTTCAGGTTATTGCGAACTCGAGATGTGTTTTTTGTGTTTCGTTTAGCTCTGTTTGTATCATATGTGGTAGAACTGTGTTAGCAACTTCTCTGACTGACTGTGAGTTGTAGGTATTTACCCTCCACAAGTTAAGGTATATGAATTAAGGGAGTTATCGTTGAAGTTTGAAAGGCATCTGGTATCGGAGATCATCAATTTCCAGGTATTTTTTTCTGGTTTCATTTTATATAAAAGTTTAAATAATAGTTTACAAGAGGCAGACGCAGTCTACTAAATTTTGCTCATTTTTTTTTCTACATATTAACAGGTGCTGAGTGAGGATTATTCAAAGCTTGCGTTCCTTTGTGCTGATCGTTCTGTTAATTTGCATGCGAAATACGGAAGTCATTACAGTTTACGCATTCCAAGGTTCTTAAACGTCTCTCACAAGTCATTTTCTTACATTAATGTTGATCTCTCTTTTTAATCTGATTTATATTTCTTTTATGAGCAGGATGGGAAGGGATATCATATATGATTGCTGGTCATGTGATTTGATATGTGCGGCTTCTTCACCCGATTTATACAGAATTAACTTAGAACAGGTAACTTGTTAAACATTAAGCACCTTCACCACCCACCTGTTATGAGAtattactagttttttttttttttttttttttttttttttttttttttttgtattaaagTGTATAATCAGAGCTAATAAAAGTACCTTTCACACAGGGACGCTTTCTATCTTCTCTTAACACACAATCTCCAGCGCTAAATGTAGTCTCAAGAAGGTGAGCTTAACCTCATATAATGCACTCATGTTTTGCTCATTCTACagttaatatgattttttttttcttttgttaaatttttagCAAGTATCATGGGCTGATTGCTGGTGGTGGTGAGGATGGTGCCGTTGAATGCTTTGACATGAGGGTAAAATCTTCTGTGGCCAGGCTCAATGCCGTTACTTCTGAAAGTGACGGTGATCAGGTTATTTTCTCGTTTCTTCATGCAGATTGCAATGTGTATTGTTTTCATAATCCGCGTCGTAACGATTCATTGTATTATGTAGGAAGTCACTGCCATAGAGTTTGATGGAGATGGAGGCTATCATATGGCTGTTGGAAGTAGTGGTGGAAAGGTATGCTTAAAATAGAGTAAATGCATTTTTATGTCCTTCAAGTTTGAGCCAATTTGCAGGCGTTGTCCTATAACTAACGGAATTACACTGGATGTCCTTTATGTTACTGTTTCTCATCAAGCGGTGTCCTTTCGCTTTAACTCAGTTAAGTTTTTCTGTTAACACTTTACACGTGCCACTCACATGAGGGCATAAAGGTCAATTTCACATGTATTGttgttaatatatattatttttatttaattttgtttttgttattaaGTGAAaatgaccattatgcccttatgTGAGTGGCGCATGTTAAAGAGTTAACAGAAAAATTAACTCGGTTAGGGCAAAAGGACACCGTCTGATGAGAAACAATAACATAAAGGACATCCAgtgtaattttgttagttaaagAACAACGCCCGCAAGGACATAAAATGCAATTTAGTCCTTAAAATTATCATTCTATATATATGTACTTTTCATCATGTTCGGTCATGTAATTATTGTATGTCGACTTTTCGTATTCCAAGTTAACAGTTTTTATGGCTGTTTTTTACTAACTTACAGGTGATGATATATGATCTGCGCTCATCATCTCCTCTTCGAGTCAAAGATCACATGTAAGTTACTAATTTAGGCTGGTCGTACATTATAGCATCGTAGtgaagctttttttttttttttttactgaaTTCTTGCAATATATAAATAGGTATGGAAGCCCTATATTAAACATCAAATGGCATCAAACTCTCAACTCTGAGCGACCAAAGCTAATTACTAGTGATAAGCATATTATTCGGATTTGGGATCCAGAAACCGTAAGTAGGATGAGTACTTTCTTTTTTTTATGATGCGTCATATACGTTAAAAATTAAATCCCAAATTGCTATTGTTTAGCGTATCTCGTATCTCAATGACTTTTTGATGAGTTT from Helianthus annuus cultivar XRQ/B chromosome 10, HanXRQr2.0-SUNRISE, whole genome shotgun sequence harbors:
- the LOC110886371 gene encoding protein TOPLESS-like, with the protein product MIIYMNFVLKISLSWGYFRLEQESGFFFNMKYFEEEVHKGNWDEVKKYLSGFTKVDDNRYSMKIFLEIRKQKYPEALDKHDRSKAVEILIKDLKVFASFNEDLFKEITQLLTLENFRENEQLSKYGDTNRLEL